A portion of the Andreesenia angusta genome contains these proteins:
- the pgsA gene encoding CDP-diacylglycerol--glycerol-3-phosphate 3-phosphatidyltransferase, protein MNIPNMLTTARFFLIPVYIWVFFSPNIEKNLLLSTLVFIVAGITDLLDGHIARKYDMVTEWGTVLDPLADKLMQITVVVCLTIGGYIPVWLPAVVIVKEGLMILGGLVLYFRGEKVVVPANRYGKLATVVFYLGIFLISLELGRGVNLFAATTIIVFMTMAFLNYYRMFREIHREIK, encoded by the coding sequence ATGAATATACCTAATATGCTCACCACGGCCCGATTTTTTCTGATACCGGTATATATATGGGTGTTTTTTTCCCCGAATATAGAGAAGAATCTGCTCTTGTCCACGCTGGTCTTTATAGTTGCTGGAATCACGGATCTTTTAGACGGACATATAGCCAGAAAGTACGACATGGTGACAGAGTGGGGGACTGTACTCGACCCGCTGGCAGACAAGCTTATGCAGATAACAGTTGTGGTATGCCTTACAATAGGAGGATATATACCTGTATGGCTTCCGGCTGTAGTCATTGTAAAAGAAGGACTTATGATACTTGGAGGTCTCGTTCTCTACTTCAGAGGCGAGAAAGTGGTTGTACCTGCCAACAGGTACGGAAAACTGGCCACAGTCGTATTCTACCTGGGGATTTTTCTGATTTCGCTTGAGCTGGGCAGAGGGGTGAACTTGTTTGCTGCAACGACCATAATAGTCTTTATGACTATGGCATTCCTGAACTACTACAGGATGTTTAGGGAAATTCACAGAGAAATAAAGTAG